A window of the Terriglobales bacterium genome harbors these coding sequences:
- a CDS encoding cellulose synthase family protein, with amino-acid sequence MPCLAAIQLVALFLARQRGLAEWWQANVRDTTFKGLYQLNAFDLALLIPYFAVLIILASYGMHRYVLVFLYYKNRKNRVTEPPGHFAELPRVTVQLPIFNEQFVVERLVESICRLDYPRDRLDIQVLDDSTDETVAVARAVVEHYAELGQPISYHHRDNREGFKAGALREGMKTAQGEFIAIFDADFVPPEDFLLRVIHHFTGPQTGMVQTRWTHINRNYSFLTEVEAILLDGHFILEHGGRSRTGVFFNFNGTAGMWRRQAIEEAGGWQHDTLTEDTDLSYRAQLMGWKFVYLQDVECPAELPIEMTAFKTQQARWAKGLIQVSKKILPQVMRSDVPRKVKIEAWYHLTANLSYPLMIVLSTLLLPAMIVRFYQGWFQMLYIDLPLFLASTFSISSFYLVSQKELYPRTWPRTFLYLPFLMALGIGLTITNTRAVLEALAGIQSSFKRTPKYKVETRADRANAAKYRRRLGWVPWIELLIGAYFAATVYYAIDNENYMTVPFLLLFVLGYWYTGLMSLLQGRFERLALPAEAHSKPFPVGV; translated from the coding sequence TTGCCCTGCCTAGCCGCCATCCAGTTAGTTGCGCTCTTCTTGGCCCGCCAGCGCGGGCTGGCCGAGTGGTGGCAGGCCAACGTCCGCGACACCACCTTCAAGGGGCTCTACCAGCTCAACGCCTTCGACCTGGCCCTGCTGATCCCCTACTTTGCGGTGCTCATCATCCTGGCCTCCTACGGGATGCACCGCTACGTGCTGGTCTTCCTCTATTACAAGAATCGGAAGAATCGGGTCACGGAGCCGCCCGGGCACTTCGCGGAGCTGCCACGGGTGACGGTGCAGTTGCCGATCTTCAACGAGCAATTCGTGGTGGAGCGGCTGGTGGAGTCCATCTGCCGGCTGGACTATCCCCGGGACCGGCTGGACATCCAGGTGCTCGACGATTCGACCGACGAAACCGTGGCCGTCGCCCGCGCCGTAGTGGAGCACTATGCCGAGCTGGGCCAGCCCATCAGCTATCACCACCGGGATAACCGCGAGGGCTTCAAGGCCGGGGCCTTGCGGGAGGGCATGAAGACGGCGCAGGGCGAGTTCATCGCCATCTTCGACGCCGACTTCGTCCCGCCCGAGGACTTCCTGCTGCGCGTCATCCACCACTTCACCGGCCCGCAGACCGGCATGGTGCAAACGCGCTGGACGCACATCAATCGCAACTATTCCTTCCTCACCGAGGTCGAGGCCATCCTGCTGGACGGCCACTTCATCCTGGAGCACGGCGGGCGCTCGCGCACCGGAGTGTTCTTCAACTTCAACGGCACGGCAGGGATGTGGCGGCGGCAGGCTATCGAGGAGGCGGGTGGCTGGCAGCACGACACCCTCACCGAGGACACCGACCTCTCCTATCGCGCCCAGCTCATGGGATGGAAGTTCGTCTACCTGCAGGACGTGGAGTGCCCGGCGGAGCTGCCCATCGAAATGACCGCCTTCAAGACGCAGCAGGCGCGTTGGGCGAAGGGGCTGATCCAGGTGTCGAAAAAGATCCTGCCGCAGGTGATGCGCAGCGACGTCCCGCGCAAGGTGAAGATCGAAGCCTGGTACCACCTGACCGCCAACTTGAGCTATCCGCTGATGATCGTGCTCTCCACGCTCTTGCTGCCGGCGATGATCGTCCGCTTCTACCAGGGTTGGTTTCAGATGCTCTACATCGATCTGCCGCTGTTCCTGGCCTCCACCTTCTCCATCTCGTCTTTTTATCTGGTCTCGCAGAAGGAGCTGTATCCGCGGACCTGGCCGCGGACCTTCCTGTATCTTCCCTTCCTGATGGCGCTGGGCATCGGCTTGACCATCACCAACACGCGCGCGGTGCTGGAGGCGCTGGCGGGCATCCAGTCGTCGTTCAAACGGACACCAAAGTACAAGGTGGAGACCCGCGCGGACAGGGCAAATGCCGCGAAATACCGCCGGCGGCTGGGCTGGGTGCCGTGGATCGAGCTTTTGATCGGCGCCTACTTCGCGGCCACGGTCTACTATGCCATTGACAACGAGAATTACATGACCGTGCCCTTCCTGCTGCTGTTCGTGCTGGGCTACTGGTACACCGGGCTGATGTCGCTGCTGCAAGGCCGCTTCGAGCGCCTGGCGCTCCCGGCCGAGGCCCACAGCAAACCCTTCCCTGTGGGCGTCTGA
- a CDS encoding helix-turn-helix transcriptional regulator, with protein MTPDLLHSARRSRGWTQKRAARQLGVTQAYLSMLERGRRVPPPALATRLAEVYSLSPASLPLPAGDWQPPPAGDRKVAAELGRLGYPGLAARRRGEQKNPAEVLLAALALGDVNRRLLQALPWLLLHYPEMDTAWLLDRAKRLDLQNRMGFIVTLAREVREARGEVVPSNLAGLEAALDRSRLARFGTLCQSSMSEEEGRTLYQERSETARRWNLLTDLKAEELPYAAGG; from the coding sequence ATGACTCCTGACCTTCTCCACTCCGCCCGCCGCTCCCGCGGCTGGACGCAGAAGCGCGCGGCCCGCCAACTAGGGGTCACGCAGGCCTACCTTTCTATGCTGGAGCGTGGGCGCAGAGTCCCGCCTCCGGCGCTGGCGACGCGCCTGGCCGAGGTTTATTCCCTCTCCCCGGCCTCGCTTCCCCTGCCCGCCGGAGACTGGCAACCGCCGCCTGCGGGAGACCGGAAAGTCGCTGCGGAGTTAGGGCGGCTGGGCTATCCCGGCTTGGCCGCGCGGCGTCGCGGCGAGCAGAAGAATCCCGCCGAAGTCCTGCTGGCGGCCCTGGCGCTCGGGGACGTCAACCGGCGGCTGCTCCAGGCGCTGCCCTGGCTGTTGCTTCACTACCCGGAGATGGACACGGCCTGGCTCCTCGACCGCGCCAAGCGCCTCGACCTGCAAAACCGCATGGGCTTCATTGTGACCCTGGCGCGCGAGGTTCGCGAGGCCCGAGGCGAGGTGGTCCCGTCCAACCTCGCCGGCCTGGAGGCGGCGCTTGACCGCAGCAGGCTGGCGCGCTTCGGAACACTCTGCCAGTCTTCGATGTCTGAGGAAGAAGGCCGCACCCTGTACCAGGAGCGGTCGGAGACGGCCCGCCGCTGGAACCTGCTGACTGACCTCAAAGCGGAAGAGCTGCCCTACGCGGCTGGTGGCTAG
- the mqnC gene encoding cyclic dehypoxanthinyl futalosine synthase, producing MSLTKAQALDLYHSDDLVGIGMEADAVRKRLHPEGVVTYIIDRNINYTNLCTEYCTFCAFYAPVKGPGRAAGYVLNFETIYDKVRETVELGGTGILMQGGLNPDLPFKWYEDLLRGIKQRFPQVHLHCFSASEIIHFAGLEGISIRDTIVRLRDAGLDSIPGGGAEILDDEVRYKVARLKCLTEDWLNVHRTAHKLGMRTTATMMFGCGEELRHRVNHFQYVYDLQEETGGFTAFIPWTFQPGNTALGGRGWEEATSVEYLKNLAISRLFLTNIENVQSSWVTQGLKVCQLGLRFGGNDVGSVMLEENVVKAAGTSNCTTEEELRRIIRDAGFRPAQRDTLYRRFFLN from the coding sequence CCGGAGGGCGTGGTCACCTACATCATCGACCGCAACATCAACTACACCAACCTATGCACCGAGTACTGCACCTTCTGCGCCTTCTACGCGCCAGTGAAGGGCCCGGGCCGCGCTGCCGGGTACGTGCTTAACTTCGAGACCATCTACGACAAGGTCCGCGAGACGGTGGAGCTGGGCGGAACGGGGATCCTGATGCAGGGCGGGTTGAATCCCGACCTGCCGTTCAAGTGGTATGAAGACCTGCTGCGGGGCATCAAGCAGCGCTTCCCCCAGGTGCACCTGCACTGCTTCTCGGCCTCGGAGATCATTCACTTCGCCGGCCTCGAGGGCATCTCCATCCGCGACACCATCGTGCGCCTGCGCGACGCCGGCCTGGATTCCATCCCCGGCGGCGGCGCCGAGATCCTGGACGACGAGGTGCGCTACAAGGTGGCCCGCCTCAAGTGCCTCACCGAAGACTGGCTGAACGTCCACCGCACCGCGCACAAGCTCGGCATGCGCACCACCGCCACCATGATGTTCGGATGCGGCGAGGAGCTGCGCCACCGCGTGAACCACTTCCAGTACGTCTACGACCTGCAGGAGGAAACGGGCGGCTTCACCGCCTTCATCCCCTGGACCTTCCAGCCCGGGAACACGGCGCTGGGCGGGCGCGGCTGGGAGGAGGCCACCTCGGTCGAGTACCTGAAGAACCTCGCCATCTCGCGCCTCTTCCTCACCAACATCGAGAACGTGCAGTCGAGCTGGGTCACCCAGGGGCTGAAGGTCTGCCAGCTCGGCCTGCGCTTCGGCGGCAACGACGTGGGCTCGGTGATGCTGGAGGAGAACGTGGTCAAGGCCGCCGGCACTTCCAACTGCACCACCGAAGAGGAGCTGCGGCGCATCATCCGCGACGCCGGCTTCCGCCCCGCCCAGCGCGATACCCTCTACCGCCGCTTCTTCCTCAACTAG